A region of the Clavelina lepadiformis chromosome 9, kaClaLepa1.1, whole genome shotgun sequence genome:
AAGTTGCGTAACAATTGTTTCGTAACAGACGTTGCGTAACACaattttggtttggtttgtTCCGGTACTTTCCTAATCACATCTAATTCTACTCGCCCTGAGACACGAATAAAAATACCCGTCATCAATTCAATTGGATCTAATATCGGTGTAAAACAATTCCCAAAAAATCTTACgtaatgtttaactttttggAAATGAACTGAAACCTAACAAACCGTCATGAACTCCTTTGAActgcagaaaacaaaaacaaaagaaaaattaaaaatgttttggaaTGAAAATTGTAATATTGGAAATTGTTGTGCTCACGACGCAAAACGGGGATTATTGGTTTCTGTAAATTTAAACGATCTCTCTCTTGCACGAGAAAGCAAAGTAAGAGATTCAAAGACATCGAAAGTGACATCATCTTAAACTAACGATTTCTTATCATATAATACCAGGCATGGAAGGATACCGCGTCGCAAAGAAACTCGCTCGGTGATTGGTCGAATACACATCAgcttaaaacaatgaaaatcatTTGTCAATGAAGATGAACAAGCTCAAAGTATTTTACCTGAAAATGAACCAAAGAATatcaatgaaaaatatatattaaaataattcagttatttcaaattaattattaattgcagttaaaactgtttttataaatacttatttaattaaataaattaattacttaatttaatgaaaaatatttcattaacaCAGTTAGAATatgtatatttcaaaaatgatataagTTCTTGTAAATACTGTGTGTTAAAGGCAAGAAATCTGTCATGCATTTACAAAAGTAATAGAAAGTAAATTGTgttgttaaacaaaacatttgtttgatcttttcaaaattacatCGGATGTAACTGGATATAACAAAGCGCATTGTTTGCCGTCAGTTTAATTGGTCTTCGAAACATCCTGTGTTTTTACATcaattacagaaaaaattgGAATGTTAAACAAAAGTTCAATCTCTACGTTCAtactgtgacgtcacacgGCCTGAAACGGCCACAACTTAcgataataattaaagtatggaatttgaaaacaatggGTTATCTTTCGAAACtaagaaaaaacaattttgcaaataGAAATAACCGCCAAGGCCACAGCGGTCACCAACCGGGCCAGTTCAATAAACCAGCATATGTTACATAACCATGGCCAGGTGGATAAGCGGCCATGTTGACAGGTGATTAATaagaaatcataaaatttcacATGTCGCGTGCTATCACTACGAAGACCAAAGTCGATTGTTTACAATTTGATTGAATGATCGACTGATATAAATAGGAAGGAACGAGATAATGTCGCAGACTGCAAATATCCGACCTGGGGAAAGCAAGGAACGAGAAGCGAGTGCGCTCTTGTTTAGATTGTTTGAATATTAGGGGATGTAGGAAACCACGtttctttatcttttaaaatcttgttttaattgcagaGAGTAGTCATAGGAATTGCTCTTGAATTCACCATGCGTATGCAATATTACGTCGTGGCCTTTCTTATCATCGCTTTGGTGAACACAGAAGCACGTAAGTTTGTGATTAATAGGTTTTAATTAATTCAAGAACGCTTCACAATCTATGTGTGTTGTAGCATTGACTTGTTTTCAATAATTATGAATTTTCTCCATCCTACTTCATCTTTGTCGAAGTGATGGTGGCGCTAAAGTGCAAAATCAATCCATGGCTTGCTATAGATCACTTACCGCATGACgtcaatattttttctatcttgctattaattgttttgattgaaataattgtttgtttaggTAAATGCCCCAAACGGCAATGCAAATTGAGgtgtaaaagtaaaaaccGTGAAAGAGACGATAACGGTTGCTGGACTTGCAAGTGTAAGAAACCGGCGAAGGAGTTTGAttcaaaaagtaaatttttgaagttttgtttcCTATCAAGTTGATTTCGCACCGGAATCTGAAAGCAAATGACTCGTATTTaggttaaacaaaaattaaatccGAATGTAAAAATGTCGTTGATCAACCACCTAAGTTAACTGTAACGTTTATATCTACGTTTTTATCAGAATTTAATTTCTACAACTGTTTTATTTAGGTCGAACAATTACTTATGTTATATAACGCTGTACACTGTACAGCGTACAGTGTACATAAAGGTTTACCTGATTCGAAATAAATGCTCCATTTTTGCGTTGGTGTAAGTCTGTAAGATATCTATGTTGATATCATTTCTCTCAACTTGGCGTTTGTCAACAGATTTAGGTGAATGCCCCGAACTGAAATGTGACAACAAATGCAAACCCGAACAACGCGAAAGAGACGAAGATGGTTGCATGACTTGCAGGTGTACGGAAAATTTTGGAGATCTACGTTTAACAGGTACTTGTAACGACTTTTATTTGCCTCTTACTGGTAATGTACAAACAGTAATCAGCCCCGtattatgttttatattaagTTTAATGGATAAACTATAGTCCATAGTGAAAGTGGCACGCACGAGGTCAACGTGTACGCcgaatttctttttcttcacgcccatttataataaataaataagaacTGGTTACGTGAACTCCAATTCATAATAAACAGACAATTGATCCGTCTGTGATtcacaataaacaacaaaaattgatcCCTCTGTGAATGCCATCACGTCAAATTTTGTGTCTTTGCACATCTCTTGTCGGCCTACTGATAAGAGGTCTCCAGCAATCAAGAATTAACTCCCAATGTTTTGtggaaatgtaatttttgtgcaattttacTCCACTTTATTTGACAAGAAAGAATAACACCGGTTATAATGTGAAATTATTTCATGCTAGTTAAAtactttaataaattaatGCGTTCTTAAATGTCTTAACAGAAAGACAAGTAGATTGGGCAAATAACCAGGGAAAATATGATGGTGGTGGAGCAAGAGACACGTCATCAGTGGTCAGAAAATGGACGAACGACGTCACAGCTGATGGTTATTACAGGATCCCCTTCAGTTATTCAGACGAACTTTGTAAGATATTTGTCATACTTGTGTGAGAATTACCCAGATCACATATCTTGCTTCATGGTAGCGATAGCTCAGAGCTAGAGTGTACACCATCATACTGTTAGTTAAAGGATTGTAGAGTTTTTGATTTACTTGTTTACCTGGTTGATTTGTGTTAACTGCTATTTCCAGTTTCTCATCCTGAACACCAAAACAGCATCAAAAAAGCTCTTTCAATTGTAAACGCGCTGACATGCATCGACTTTCAACCAGCAACGAAAGTAGACAGAGACCAACTGCATTTTACTGTTGGTCGAGGATGTTGGTCTTACATTGGAAGGAATGGTGGCAAACAAGAGGTGAGTAgatttgaaaagtttgcaattACTATCTTTTGTCAAGATTCAGTTCTACTTCAAAACGTGTTTAGTATTCAGATATTACAATGTGTCATTGCTTTTGTTTCATTCTGAGATCGAGATCAAAAAATTAACTTCTTTCCCCTGGCACAGGTTAATCTCTCCAATCATTAATAAGTTTGCTTGCTTCTATAAGGTATCTATTGACAAAGGATGCTATAGCACTGGAACAATTTTGCATGAACTGATGCATGCTTTGGGATTCTGGCACGAACAATCACGAGGTGACAGGGACGTGTTCGTTGAAGTGTTAAAGCAGAACATTATATCCGGTAAGCGATTGTCGAGTTATTTAAAAGTGTTTCCATTTGTTTTCCATtcacaacaacaacatatttcaatggattttatcaaaattttaccAGGCatgagaaaaaactttttcaagaaGGATCCGTCTCTTGTTGAATCGTTTAACTCGGGCTACGATTATAACTCTGTCATGCACTACAGTGGCTACTCGTTCTCGAAAAACAACCATCCAACGATAATTAACTTGTGAGTTGGGCTGCAGAGTaagcttaaaatattttacgaaATATCATGCGTTCACTTTTACTTGTTCATGAAATTACTGTAGTCATAGAGGTAATTAATTTACCTGAGCTCTCATGTTTTTGAGTTTATAACAATGTCAAAATCACAAGCTTTATGCTCTTATCATCGCCGCTATCCTCGAACTTGTTCACAAATACTTCACTTAAATCTGCAGACAAACTGGTGAAGCTGTGGTCAGTCAAAGGATCATGTTGTCCAGTGAGGACCAATACCAGCTTCGAGCCATGTACAACTGCAATGGCAAGCGCAGAGTCCCGGAAACGACAGACTGCATGCACTCTCTGGACCAAGGGGCTAGTTATAGGGGCACAGCTTCAGTAACGGAAAGCGGGTACGCTTGTCAACGATGGGATCGCCAATCACCACATTCACATGGCTTGTGagtcttgttttgtttaaactgtactgaaaataatttttcttacCTAATTCTGTTGTTGTGCGGATGTAGAATCTCACAGCTGTATTTTATATCTGTATGTTTCCAGGgtttttggtttttatttaaattttttccttctttgcatgtaaaatattatttatgttttgttaaaatattttataaattgtatTCCAGTGATCCATCTCACATAACTGGGGCCGGATTAGAGAATAATTACTGTCGCAATCCTGACATCAAAGATAAGCCTTGGTGTTACACCACGAACCCAAATAAGGAATGGGAATATTGCTCCATCCCAACTTGTGACAATGCAGGTTAGCTTCGCTTggtttctttattgttttactaattaaaagaaaattattctgCTGAAGACTAACTCTGTATTTTTAGTTAGAAGTAAATTTACATTGAAGAGTGGACTGTATCCTATTCTTTTCACAGCATCACCTACAAAGTAAACATGACCTAACACAAAAGTAATGGTCACATTGTTTTCAGTTCCAGAGCTTGTCCAGCCTCAACCACCCACCAACAATCGTGGCTCCTGGTCTGACTGGTCGAGTTGGGGACAGTGCAGCTCTACTTGCGGAAGTGGCAATCAATACAGGTTAGCTGAACATAGAAAAATTGGCTTATTCCTTTTCATTCAAAGCTCTTTTTTGTGTGTTATGTAATACAGCGATACAGAGCGCATCAAAATCTTTATTCAAGTTGGCTTTCTGTATCAGCTACTAATACAGAAAGCAATTTGAGGGcaatttatttgcaatttCTTCCTTCCAATTGAATATAAGAACTTTGATTTCACGTGTACAATTTGTACATTAAATGAACAGTTTCTTGCTCCATATTGGCAACAAACATATGCAATGGATTCATAGAATGAATGAATATTGTCATGAAATATCCagtgtaataactaataacataACCCTACCTATTGCCTGAGCTACATAACCCGTCTTCCTATCCGTAACAATGCATTTGACCACTGAAGTAGTCACTTTGAAATTCGTGACGGTTTAATTCTTCTTTTTCAGGACTCGTCGCTGCATCGGAGCTGATGTTGGATCCGAGCAATGTCCTGGAGAACACTGGGAGAGTAATCCTTGCGGTGCCCCCTGCCCTAGTGGCCCGGCATCTCCCGCCACAGGTGAAGACATCTTATAATTCAATGTTTTACTTGTTGGAGCTAGTTGTTAGGAGCAGCATGACCATCAACTTATTTGTTTGCAGGAAACTGGCAGCCTTGGATGTCGTGGTCAGCGTGTGACGCGGTGTGTGTGAAAGGAAACAGCGGACACCGATATCGCGTGCGTGCTTGCAGCAGTGAATACTGTGAAGGAGACACAATAGAAGAAGAAGTGTGCTCTCAACCAAGCTGTCCGACCTGTAAGTGAAGTTATTAATTGCACGAACAAAATAAAGGGTCCATTTGAATGACTTGCGTTCCACTGACTTTGATACAAGTTCATGGAAAGATAATTGAGTCATTCTGAGAAACCTAATTCATGAAACCGGCGTTTTTTGTTTCGCTTGTGGTTACAATTCGTCAAACATTCGTTTACCCATATAAGCTGACTGTTTGTCGGACTGACaattatttatgacgtcatcttgtatttttttcttacCTCTTGAATCAACTTAAAATGCGCAGATGACAGCGGCGATTGCTTCAATGAGAACAACCCCGCTGCGTACCGAGGAACTCTCTCCGTTGCAAAGAATGGCGCAAGCTGCATTCCATGGAAAAACGCAAAAATGTAAGATGTGGTTTGTGCGGAGCTG
Encoded here:
- the LOC143471421 gene encoding uncharacterized protein LOC143471421, which encodes MARWISGHVDRKERDNVADCKYPTWGKQGTRSECALRVVIGIALEFTMRMQYYVVAFLIIALVNTEARKCPKRQCKLRCKSKNRERDDNGCWTCKCKKPAKEFDSKNLGECPELKCDNKCKPEQRERDEDGCMTCRCTENFGDLRLTERQVDWANNQGKYDGGGARDTSSVVRKWTNDVTADGYYRIPFSYSDELFSHPEHQNSIKKALSIVNALTCIDFQPATKVDRDQLHFTVGRGCWSYIGRNGGKQEVSIDKGCYSTGTILHELMHALGFWHEQSRGDRDVFVEVLKQNIISGMRKNFFKKDPSLVESFNSGYDYNSVMHYSGYSFSKNNHPTIINLQTGEAVVSQRIMLSSEDQYQLRAMYNCNGKRRVPETTDCMHSLDQGASYRGTASVTESGYACQRWDRQSPHSHGFDPSHITGAGLENNYCRNPDIKDKPWCYTTNPNKEWEYCSIPTCDNAVPELVQPQPPTNNRGSWSDWSSWGQCSSTCGSGNQYRTRRCIGADVGSEQCPGEHWESNPCGAPCPSGPASPATGNWQPWMSWSACDAVCVKGNSGHRYRVRACSSEYCEGDTIEEEVCSQPSCPTYDSGDCFNENNPAAYRGTLSVAKNGASCIPWKNAKINVDVFPNADLRNDYCRSLGGSDGPVCFVKKRKTKACAPVKCQNSGAYWSDYSGWSACSASCDGGFKYRTRNCIQGAVGEGSCIGDVVQAERCNIEECSKIF